A region from the Ciconia boyciana chromosome 1, ASM3463844v1, whole genome shotgun sequence genome encodes:
- the AASS gene encoding alpha-aminoadipic semialdehyde synthase, mitochondrial isoform X1 translates to MLRAFSHTNGRCAFHHAKCWHHCKSVLAIRREDVNAWERRAPLAPKHVKQLTQMGYKVLVQPSNRRAIHEKDYIKAGGIIQEDISEASLIVGVKRPPEDKLIPKKNYAFFSHTIKAQEANMPLLDEILRQEIRLFDYEKMVDHKGMRVVAFGKWAGVAGMINILHGLGLRFLALGHHTPFMHIGMAHNYRNSSQAVQAVRDAGYEISLGLMPKSVGPLTFVFTGTGNVSKGAQEMFNALPCEFVEPHELKEVSRSGDLRKVYGTVLSRHHHLVRKRDGLYDPVDYNKHPELYISRFNTDIAPYTTCLINGIYWEQHTPRLLSRQDAQKLLVPIRSAAGATEGCPELPHKLLAICDISADTGGSIEFMTECTTIDSPFCMYDADQHIIHDSVEGSGILMCSIDNLPAQLPIEATEYFGDMLFPYIEEMLLSEGSEPLESQNYSSVVRDAVIASNGSLTAKYEYIQKLRESREYAQSLKMGNKKRVLLLGSGYVSGPVLEYLTRDSSIDITVASVMKEQLEQLTKKYSNVTSVHMDVIKHEEKLSSLVKKHDLVISLLPYSAHPLVAKKCIDNKVNLVTASYLTPAMKELQESVEAAGITVISEMGLDPGLDHMLAMECIDKAKEVGATVVSYTSFCGGLPAPEHSDNPLRYKFSWSPQGVLLNTVQSATYLKNGEIINIPAGGALLDSVTPMDFFPGLNLEGFPNRDSTKYAEPYGIQTAHTLLRGTLRYKGYSKTMGGFVKLGLINPDPYPLLNSTMPPLTWKELMCKLVGIKPPAEYHVLKEAVFSKLEKDRSQLEAVEWLGLLGDEPVPGADSIVGALAKHMEMKLPFGTGERDMIIMRNEIGLRHPSGHLEKKFIDLVVYGDNKGYSAMAKTVGYPTAIAAKMVLDGEIDAKGMVIPLTKNVYGPILERVRAEGIVYSTHSVIKQ, encoded by the exons ATGCTGCGAGCCTTTAGTCACACAAATGGTAGGTGTGCGTTCCATCACGCTAAGTGTTGGCATCATTGTAAGTCTGTGCTGGCAATCAGGAGAGAAGATGTTAATGCATGGGAAAGAAGAGCACCTCTAGCACCAAAGCATGTTAAGCAATTGACACAGATGGGATACAAGGTCTTGGTGCAGCCGTCAAACCGGAGAGCCATCCATGAAAAG gATTACATCAAAGCAGGTGGCATTATTCAAGAAGATATTTCTGAGGCTTCTCTGATAGTAGGTGTGAAGAGACCTCCAGAGGACAAATTAATCCCTAAAAAGAACTACGCCTTCTTCTCTCACACTATTAAAGCCCAAGAGGCAAACATGCCCCTTTTGGATGAGATTCTAAGACAG gaaattcGACTGTTTGACTATGAAAAAATGGTTGATCATAAAGGAATGAGAGTTGTGGCCTTTGGAAAGTGGGCTGGTGTAGCAG gAATGATCAACATTCTACATGGATTGGGATTACGATTTTTAGCCCTGGGACATCACACTCCTTTCATG CACATTGGGATGGCACATAACTACAGGAATAGCAGTCAGGCTGTGCAGGCAGTACGGGATGCCGGGTATGAAATTTCGCTGGGATTGATGCCGAAGTCAGTTGGGCCCTTAACATTTGTGTTTACAGGCACTGGTAATGTTTCTAAG GGTGCTCAAGAAATGTTCAATGCCCTCCCATGTGAGTTTGTGGAACCACATGAGTTAAAGGAAGTTTCCAGATCTGGAG aCCTCAGAAAAGTCTATGGGACAGTGTTAAGTCGCCATCATCATCTTGTAAGGAAACGTGATGGACTATATGATCCAGTAGACTATAATAAACACCCAGAACTTTACATTTCTCGCTTTAACACTGAT ATTGCACCCTACACAACTTGTTTAATTAATGGCATATACTGGGAACAACATACTCCTCGCTTGTTAAGTCGACAGGATGCTCAGAAGCTGCTGGTGCCAATTAGATCTGCTGCTGGTGCAACAGAGGGCTGTCCTGAGTTACCACACAA ACTTCTGGCAATATGTGACATTTCAGCAGACACTGGAGGATCTATAGAATTTATGACGGAGTGTACAACAATTGACAGTCCATTTTGTATGTATGATGCTGACCAGCATATTATTCATGACAG TGTTGAAGGCTCTGGGATTCTGATGTGTTCCATTGACAatctgccagcacagcttccTATAGAAGCAACAGAGTACTTTGGTGATATGCTTTTCCCATATATTGAAGAGATG CTGTTATCAGAAGGCTCAGAACCTCTTGAAAGCCAGAATTACTCATCTGTTGTTCGAGAT GCAGTGATTGCATCCAATGGCTCACTGACAGCTAAATATGAATATATCCAGAAATTGAGGGAGAGCAG GGAATACGCTCAGTCGCTGAAGATGGGTAATAAGAAGAGGGTTTTATTGCTTGGATCTGGCTATGTTTCTGGCCCTGTACTTGAATATCTCACTAGAGATTCCAGCATTGACATCACAGTTG catCTGTCATGAAGGAACAACTTGAACAACTGAcgaaaaaatacagcaatgttACTTCAGTTCATATGGATGTCATTAAGCACGAGGAAAAGCTGTCCTCTTTGGTGAAGAAACACGACCTTGTGATCAG TTTGCTGCCTTATTCAGCACATCCTTTGGTTGCTAAGAAATGTATTGACAACAAAGTGAACTTGGTAACAGCCAGCTACTTAACACCAGCTATGAAAGAACTCCAGGAGAG tgTAGAAGCTGCTGGTATTACAGTTATCAGTGAAATGGGTTTGGATCCTGGTCTTGACCATATGTTGGCGATGGAATGTATTGACAAGGCAAAAGAAGTTGGTGCTACG GTTGTATCCTACACTTCTTTCTGCGGTGGCCTACCAGCTCCAGAGCACTCTGACAATCCTCTGAGATACAAGTTCAGCTGGAGCCCACAAGGAGTGTTGCTGAATACAGTTCAGTCTGCTAcgtatttaaaaaatggagag ATTATCAATATTCCAGCTGGAGGAGCATTACTTGATTCTGTTACTCCGATGGATTTTTTCCCAGGATTAAATCTTGAAGGTTTTCCTAACAGAGACAGTACAAAATATGCTGAGCCGTATGGTATTCAGACAGCTCACACTTTGTTGAGAGGCACCTTAAGATACAAA ggaTACTCCAAAACTATGGGAGGCTTTGTAAAACTAGGATTAATTAACCCAGATCCTTATCCTTTGCTAAATTCAACCATGCCACCTCTAACCTGG aaaGAGCTCATGTGCAAACTGGTTGGAATTAAGCCGCCTGCTGAGTACCATGTTCTTAAAGAAGCTGTATTTAGCAAACTGGAAAAGGACAGAAGTCAGCTGGAGGCAGTGGAATG GCTAGGTTTACTGGGAGATGAACCAGTTCCAGGAGCAGATTCCATTGTGGGGGCTCTTGCAAAGCACATGGAGATGAAGCTGCCCTTTG GCACTGGAGAGAGAGATATGATTATTATGAGAAATGAAATAGGTCTCAGGCATCCTTCTggtcatttggaaaaaaaatttattgatCTGGTTGTCTATGGTGATAACAAAGGATATTCTGCGATGGCTAAAACAGTCGGATACCCCACGGCTATTGCTGCTAAGATGGTTCTAGATG
- the AASS gene encoding alpha-aminoadipic semialdehyde synthase, mitochondrial isoform X2, producing MINILHGLGLRFLALGHHTPFMHIGMAHNYRNSSQAVQAVRDAGYEISLGLMPKSVGPLTFVFTGTGNVSKGAQEMFNALPCEFVEPHELKEVSRSGDLRKVYGTVLSRHHHLVRKRDGLYDPVDYNKHPELYISRFNTDIAPYTTCLINGIYWEQHTPRLLSRQDAQKLLVPIRSAAGATEGCPELPHKLLAICDISADTGGSIEFMTECTTIDSPFCMYDADQHIIHDSVEGSGILMCSIDNLPAQLPIEATEYFGDMLFPYIEEMLLSEGSEPLESQNYSSVVRDAVIASNGSLTAKYEYIQKLRESREYAQSLKMGNKKRVLLLGSGYVSGPVLEYLTRDSSIDITVASVMKEQLEQLTKKYSNVTSVHMDVIKHEEKLSSLVKKHDLVISLLPYSAHPLVAKKCIDNKVNLVTASYLTPAMKELQESVEAAGITVISEMGLDPGLDHMLAMECIDKAKEVGATVVSYTSFCGGLPAPEHSDNPLRYKFSWSPQGVLLNTVQSATYLKNGEIINIPAGGALLDSVTPMDFFPGLNLEGFPNRDSTKYAEPYGIQTAHTLLRGTLRYKGYSKTMGGFVKLGLINPDPYPLLNSTMPPLTWKELMCKLVGIKPPAEYHVLKEAVFSKLEKDRSQLEAVEWLGLLGDEPVPGADSIVGALAKHMEMKLPFGTGERDMIIMRNEIGLRHPSGHLEKKFIDLVVYGDNKGYSAMAKTVGYPTAIAAKMVLDGEIDAKGMVIPLTKNVYGPILERVRAEGIVYSTHSVIKQ from the exons ATGATCAACATTCTACATGGATTGGGATTACGATTTTTAGCCCTGGGACATCACACTCCTTTCATG CACATTGGGATGGCACATAACTACAGGAATAGCAGTCAGGCTGTGCAGGCAGTACGGGATGCCGGGTATGAAATTTCGCTGGGATTGATGCCGAAGTCAGTTGGGCCCTTAACATTTGTGTTTACAGGCACTGGTAATGTTTCTAAG GGTGCTCAAGAAATGTTCAATGCCCTCCCATGTGAGTTTGTGGAACCACATGAGTTAAAGGAAGTTTCCAGATCTGGAG aCCTCAGAAAAGTCTATGGGACAGTGTTAAGTCGCCATCATCATCTTGTAAGGAAACGTGATGGACTATATGATCCAGTAGACTATAATAAACACCCAGAACTTTACATTTCTCGCTTTAACACTGAT ATTGCACCCTACACAACTTGTTTAATTAATGGCATATACTGGGAACAACATACTCCTCGCTTGTTAAGTCGACAGGATGCTCAGAAGCTGCTGGTGCCAATTAGATCTGCTGCTGGTGCAACAGAGGGCTGTCCTGAGTTACCACACAA ACTTCTGGCAATATGTGACATTTCAGCAGACACTGGAGGATCTATAGAATTTATGACGGAGTGTACAACAATTGACAGTCCATTTTGTATGTATGATGCTGACCAGCATATTATTCATGACAG TGTTGAAGGCTCTGGGATTCTGATGTGTTCCATTGACAatctgccagcacagcttccTATAGAAGCAACAGAGTACTTTGGTGATATGCTTTTCCCATATATTGAAGAGATG CTGTTATCAGAAGGCTCAGAACCTCTTGAAAGCCAGAATTACTCATCTGTTGTTCGAGAT GCAGTGATTGCATCCAATGGCTCACTGACAGCTAAATATGAATATATCCAGAAATTGAGGGAGAGCAG GGAATACGCTCAGTCGCTGAAGATGGGTAATAAGAAGAGGGTTTTATTGCTTGGATCTGGCTATGTTTCTGGCCCTGTACTTGAATATCTCACTAGAGATTCCAGCATTGACATCACAGTTG catCTGTCATGAAGGAACAACTTGAACAACTGAcgaaaaaatacagcaatgttACTTCAGTTCATATGGATGTCATTAAGCACGAGGAAAAGCTGTCCTCTTTGGTGAAGAAACACGACCTTGTGATCAG TTTGCTGCCTTATTCAGCACATCCTTTGGTTGCTAAGAAATGTATTGACAACAAAGTGAACTTGGTAACAGCCAGCTACTTAACACCAGCTATGAAAGAACTCCAGGAGAG tgTAGAAGCTGCTGGTATTACAGTTATCAGTGAAATGGGTTTGGATCCTGGTCTTGACCATATGTTGGCGATGGAATGTATTGACAAGGCAAAAGAAGTTGGTGCTACG GTTGTATCCTACACTTCTTTCTGCGGTGGCCTACCAGCTCCAGAGCACTCTGACAATCCTCTGAGATACAAGTTCAGCTGGAGCCCACAAGGAGTGTTGCTGAATACAGTTCAGTCTGCTAcgtatttaaaaaatggagag ATTATCAATATTCCAGCTGGAGGAGCATTACTTGATTCTGTTACTCCGATGGATTTTTTCCCAGGATTAAATCTTGAAGGTTTTCCTAACAGAGACAGTACAAAATATGCTGAGCCGTATGGTATTCAGACAGCTCACACTTTGTTGAGAGGCACCTTAAGATACAAA ggaTACTCCAAAACTATGGGAGGCTTTGTAAAACTAGGATTAATTAACCCAGATCCTTATCCTTTGCTAAATTCAACCATGCCACCTCTAACCTGG aaaGAGCTCATGTGCAAACTGGTTGGAATTAAGCCGCCTGCTGAGTACCATGTTCTTAAAGAAGCTGTATTTAGCAAACTGGAAAAGGACAGAAGTCAGCTGGAGGCAGTGGAATG GCTAGGTTTACTGGGAGATGAACCAGTTCCAGGAGCAGATTCCATTGTGGGGGCTCTTGCAAAGCACATGGAGATGAAGCTGCCCTTTG GCACTGGAGAGAGAGATATGATTATTATGAGAAATGAAATAGGTCTCAGGCATCCTTCTggtcatttggaaaaaaaatttattgatCTGGTTGTCTATGGTGATAACAAAGGATATTCTGCGATGGCTAAAACAGTCGGATACCCCACGGCTATTGCTGCTAAGATGGTTCTAGATG